GTAAAGGATTTGTTTTGTCGCTCGCTTCTTGTAATACTCGGTAGTTAAAGTCGAGCCAGCTTAATTCTCGGTTGTTATAGTATTCTGGTTGATTGATGTCTTTTTCTATGACTTGATTTTGCATAATGGCCACCCCACGGTAAATAAATAGACTATTTGTATATTAATTTAATAAAATCAAAAGATAAACATCATAGGTGATGTGTCTTAGATGTCAGTAGTTTACAATTTAATTGTTCGACGGATGCAAGAATACAATTTAATGTAATAAGTAAATCATTGCATTCAAACTCATTTTTTTCATATACATCCATTAGTACATTAACATAGAAATGTTAAGATTTTGTAAAGTTAATAGATACTTTTGCTTTTAAAACTTTTTCAAGATGTTTCTTTTGGCGATTTGCTTGATATTCTTCCGCAATTGGATTATCAGTGTGGAAAGCATTTAAAATGTAGTGATCTTTATCTTTCTTTTCAAGTTCAACGCGTTTCACAGGGTTTGTATGCGAAACATTCAAAGCATCAATAAATTTGATAATACCGCCTAATGATTGTAAATCGCTCAGTTCATCACTATCGAGCCAACCTGTTTCGTTATTGTAGAATTTCAATAACGATTTGTTTTTAAAGCTTGCCATCATAGCAAGTTTCACTCGGTCGTGATGGTTGAAACCGTCAATCATTGAGTTGGAAATAATGTAATACGTATGTTGGGAACCTGAGTCTGAATCGATGAAACGTCCTAAATAATAAACATAGGCAGCTTGCTCGAATAAACGTTTTTCCTTATCGGATAAAGAAATCGTGTCCAATTCAGTCAGCTGTTCTAATAAATCTCTTGCTAGCACGACACGTTGCTCAGCGCCAGCTTGTTCATGTTTATACGCATTTGATAACTGGTAAAGTGCACGATCTTGAACGTTAAAACGATCAAATGCGTCTGGATACTTTTGGTTCAGATGATTCATCACGTAACCTTCACGCAGACCTTTTCTAGAAAAAGTAAATTGCGTCGCATCCACTTGTTTGAACAAAGCTTTGAACACTGCAACGGCTGGTAAAATAATATCGACACGGTCGCGGCTTAAGCCGTCTAAATTCGTCAAGTCGTCACGTGAACTCTCTTTAATCAAAGCGAACACTTGATCTAAGTCTTTACCTGACATTGAATAACAATGCACGCCTCCGATAGGATAAGAAACTTCTGATTGATGAATACGCGCAGTATTACGTGCAGAACCGCCGACACCGACTAATGCAACCTTTTGATTATTAATCCAGCTCAATGCACTGAACTCTTTTTCCAAGAATTTCTGCATTTTTTTAATAGCATCCTTATCATCGTGCGCTTTATCACCAAAGAATTTACGTGTTAAAGTAACGACACCGAATGGGAAACTGTGCGAATGAATAAGTTCTTTATCTTTGAAAAGTGTGACTTCAGTAGAGCCGCCTCCGATATCGACTGAAAGTCCATTTTCGATATCAGTGGAATTGATAATCGCGTAAAATCCGTAAAATGCCTCATCCAATTCAGGCACAATCGAAATTTTAATGCCTAATTTCTTCTTCGTTTGTTTTAAAATATCGTCGCGGTTCTTGGATTGACGAATCGCTGCTGTTGCGATTGGATGCAATTCATCAACTTTATAAGCATCTGCCACTTTTTTAAAACTTTCTAAGGAATCGATCAATACATCAATCCCTTCTTGATTCATAGTCAAATCATCTTCCAAATATTGACTAAGTCGTGCTGGTGTTTTAATATTTTGTATTTCAGAAAGACCTGTTTCTTTATCATACTCAAAGACAACAAGTCTGATGGTGTTGGAACCGATGTCAATTAAACCAATGCGTTTCATAATAACCCCCTCAGATTGCTTAGAAGAAGTCAGTATTCGGTTAAATAATTTTCTGGCCGGAAATATCATAAATTTCTAACTCCTTCTATGAAAAAATGTAATCGCTTAACGCCTTGCCCGGCAAGAGAAATCACATTTTCTTTTCACTTTAATTTTATCACAAAGTGCAAGTTTGCACATTATCTGTATAGACTAAAATACATTATAAATGCACTTTTTGTAGAAAAATAATTTCTGAGAAAAGTAACGAATTTTAAAATTTGAAGTGATATTGAAAGTTTATTTACAATAATGATGATATAATACCAATATATAATTAAAAATGGGGAAAGAGGTAGGCTTATGAAACGTAGCTTTCTAGCAATAGTGTTGCTGTTAGCGGGCATCTTTTTATTAGCAGCATGTGGGAAAGATCAATCTAAAACCTATGAAGGCGACATCGAAGGCGCTGACGTCATCACAACGTTAACTTATAAAGGTGATAAATTACTTAAACAATCCAGTATATTGACGATAAATTATGACGAAAACGGTATATCAAAATCAGAAGCTGAGCAAATTTTAGACGAACAAGAAAAGGTATTTAAAGGCGTTGACGGCGTTTCTTATAAAAAAGAAATAAAAAAAGATAAAGCTATTCAAAAAATCAAGATTGATTATGAAACTGATAATGTGAAAAAAATGACTAAAAAACTCGGCATCACAGGACCTGAAAAAGGTAAAGATTATGTGAATGTCAAAGATGTGGAACGTGCTATGAAAAAAGCAGGCTTTGAAGAAAAGAAACCATTGAAAGATAATGACTAAAAAAAGATGAAACTGCAGTAAGTCGCAAAGTTGCGACGAGCTGCAGTTTTTTATCTCTGTGAACTGTCCTCAAGGCACAGTTTGAAACAGACAATAAGGTCACTTTCGAGTAAAATAAGTTCAGAACAATTAATTAAGGAGTGTATACATGACAACTAACACCTTAGAATATCTCCAAGCATTAGAAGGCCGCTGTCAGTTGAGCGACACAGAACAAGCACAGTTCAATCAGATTACAAAAGGGCAGGAGGGGGAAACCCTTCTCGCAACAGCACTCGATAATGTACCAGACATAAATTATATAGCTGATCTGCAACTAGGAGAGAAATATCACGAAACACAAATCGACTTTGTAGTCCTCACGCCGCAATCCATTTTCCTCATTGAAAACAAACACTATCAAAGCAGCTATCAATTCACAGATGGCCACTTATACTCTCGGAACCACAAACGTGTAGATAATCCTTTTTTACAAATGCATGACGCACGCGAATGCTTTATGCATCATTTTCCAGAACTCTCCCACCAATTCAAAATAATGTCTATTTTAACCTTTTCACACCCTCAATTCAGCCTGCGAGGCGATTTATCTGCGCAAGGTACTTATTTCCTGCCCAATGAATTTCATCAATTCAAACACCTCTTCAGCTATGGTAAGACCCCCAAACTTCTTTTTATTAAAAAGCAAATTCTTTCGAAAAATACAAACCTTGAAGAGAAATACATGACAGTAAAACGCCGCCCGTTGCATGAAGTGGCAAGCGGAATAAAATGCCCACATTGCAAGAAAATAATATTAGAGTGCGGTACTGACATTTCGAGTTCAAATTATATTGTATGTTCGTATTGTCATTCTTCGTTAAAAAAATCAGCACTTATATACGCAGCTTTGAAAGATTTATACCTTATCAAAGGGGAACCAATTACCTCCAGAGAAGCAAGACATTGGATAGGAGACGTTGGCATATCCAGACATTCGATTTACACAATTCTGAAGAAAAACTTTAAAAGTAAAGGAGATAAATTTTATATACATTATTTCTTGTAGGAGGTGTGAGGGGCCAGGGGTTATGTGAAGAGAGGGAGAGTTTGATGCAGTGAGAGCGTTATAGGGCTGAAACTGTATAGGCAGCTGGCCTAGCCTATACACTTAAGGGGGAAACTGTATAGGCAGCTGGACCTAGCCTATACACTTAAGGCGGAAACTGTATAAGCAGGTGGATCTAGCCTATACACTTAGGGCGGAAACTGTATAGGCAGACGATGTGAGCCTCGACACTTTGGGCTACCCCGCCCGTCGTCCGACCCAACTGCCTTAATTTTTATCTCCGCTTAACAAATGGCTTCACGATATATGATATACTTTGTCATTGAAGCATACATATATTAATCGGAGCTATGTAAAGCGCTTTCACGTATATTAATACATATACACGCAAATATGCCCGCACACACATACGCGTCGCATTACTGCACAAACGCTCACACCAGCACCGCCACACACGAAAGCCAGCGCTCCAATTCACAACAGAGGTGAAATCATGTCGAATCCATCCGCAAGAAATAAAGATACAAAGCAACCAACGAAAGCTACAGATACAACTCACACACCATACGACACATCGAAAGTAATGAAGCGGGATTTTTGGCTCATCCCGCTTTATATCATTCTATTAAATATCGTTCCATTCCTATTAATATTGCCGTTTTGGGTATATAACAACTCCACTCACGTAAAAATTCCCAAAACGACTGAGACATTTATTTTGACGCTAGGCACCTTAATCGGGGAAATCATCTTATTGCTGATTTTCTATTTAATGCATCGCAAATATCTGATTCCGCTTGCCATCAAGCGTTTTTCTCAGGCGAAGCAGCACATCTTGCTGATTATCTCAGCATATATCGCAATGATGCTAGCTACTGCTGCTTACAATGGACTGATGAAACTATTGCCGAAAGCCTATCAATTTACTGAAACACAAAATCAACTTGTCATTTTAAAAATGTTCGATAATCCATGGGCATGGCCAGTGCTCTTCTTAGATATCGTAATTCTGACACCGTTTGTAGAAGAACTCATTTTCCGCCACCTGATCATCCATGAACTCGGTAAGAAAATCGGTTACATGACAGGAGCAGTCATCTCCGCTTTACTTTTCGCATTCGCACACGTGACAGGCGCACATTCGCCCTTCGAATACGGCACTTACCTGATTATGGCCAGTGCGCTCGTTTTTGTATACATGAAGTCAGGCAGAAATTTAGCAGCTTCCATCTCCTTGCATATGCTGATTAACTTACTAGGCTTCATTTCGATTGTCTTTCAATATATTACTTGACCCCTTACGGGAAAAAGGACTGCTGATACCGCGCAACGGTGTCAGCAATTTTTTATCTTCAACGCCGAAAAATACCTCTTGAGCAGATAAATACAATATTTTTAAGATTTGGCATGATATAATAATGAAAATATACATCAAGAGGTGAACATCATGATAAACAATCCATTTGATTCGCCGAAAGTCATGAAACGTGACTTTGGGTTAATTCCACTGTATTTTCTACTGCTTAACGTCGGCCAAGTTATCGTACTCGGTGTTGGGCTTATTGTCATAGAAACTTTCCACATGAAAATTCCGCATAACAGTAATGCAATTGCGAGCGGCTTTGGTGACATTATTAGTTTTTCGTTGTTGTTTTATATTTTTTATAAAATGCACCAATCTTACATTATTCCGATTGTCCTTGAAAGGATTAAGCAAGCGAAGGCCTATATCTGGCTCGTTATTATTACTTATATAGTCTACTTGATTATAGATCATGCTTATTCCTATGCTTTGCAATTTTTGCCGAAACACTATCAATTTGAAGAATCTCAAAATCAATCTCTGATTATTCAACAATTCGACACACCGTGGTTATGGCCTGTACTCTTTTTAACTACTGGCATACTGGGACCGATTGCCGAAGAATTAATCTTTCGTCATGTATTGATACATGAACTGGGTAAGAAGATTACTTATATCGGGGCAGCTGTTTTATCGACACTATTCTTTGCAGTATTACACCTGCATGCAGGATCGTCGCCTTTTGAATTTATTCCTTATTTGTATGGCGGTTTCTTTTTAGTATTTGTCTATTTGAAATCAGGTAAAAATTTAGCAGTCTCCTGTATGTTGCATATTCTCAATAATAGTGTAATTACATTATCCATTATTTATCAACAACTGTTTCAATAAACTGATATGCTCTAAATTGTCATATTTTTCAAAAACCAAATATGTTAAATTGAATAGGAAAGGGAATAGTAAGGTATTGTGTACATACACTTTTTCCAACGTATTAGAAAAGGGGCAGAAGATATGGCTATTTTAGAATTAAAGGATGTCTGCTATGAAGTGGACAAGCGTATGATTATTGATCATATCGATTTAACAGTTAAAGATGGAGAGAAAATTGCCGTCGTAGGTCCATCAGGCAGTGGTAAAAGTACGCTTTTCCACTTATTGAATAATTTAATCAGTCCTACAGGCGGCAAGTTGTTTTATAAGGGCAAACCTTATAAGGATTTCCAACCTGAAGCGTTACGGCGACAAATCAGTTATATGCCGCAATCTACAGAGTTATTTGATTCGACAATTGGTGAAAATCTGGCATTTCCAGCATTAGCACGTAATGATAAATTTGATTCAGCACGTGCGAAGAAATTGCTCTCAAGTTTCGGATTAGGTGATTATAAGCTGGATACCAATGTTGAATTTTTATCAG
Above is a genomic segment from Staphylococcus piscifermentans containing:
- the ppx gene encoding exopolyphosphatase, encoding MMKRIGLIDIGSNTIRLVVFEYDKETGLSEIQNIKTPARLSQYLEDDLTMNQEGIDVLIDSLESFKKVADAYKVDELHPIATAAIRQSKNRDDILKQTKKKLGIKISIVPELDEAFYGFYAIINSTDIENGLSVDIGGGSTEVTLFKDKELIHSHSFPFGVVTLTRKFFGDKAHDDKDAIKKMQKFLEKEFSALSWINNQKVALVGVGGSARNTARIHQSEVSYPIGGVHCYSMSGKDLDQVFALIKESSRDDLTNLDGLSRDRVDIILPAVAVFKALFKQVDATQFTFSRKGLREGYVMNHLNQKYPDAFDRFNVQDRALYQLSNAYKHEQAGAEQRVVLARDLLEQLTELDTISLSDKEKRLFEQAAYVYYLGRFIDSDSGSQHTYYIISNSMIDGFNHHDRVKLAMMASFKNKSLLKFYNNETGWLDSDELSDLQSLGGIIKFIDALNVSHTNPVKRVELEKKDKDHYILNAFHTDNPIAEEYQANRQKKHLEKVLKAKVSINFTKS
- a CDS encoding DUF1307 domain-containing protein, whose translation is MKRSFLAIVLLLAGIFLLAACGKDQSKTYEGDIEGADVITTLTYKGDKLLKQSSILTINYDENGISKSEAEQILDEQEKVFKGVDGVSYKKEIKKDKAIQKIKIDYETDNVKKMTKKLGITGPEKGKDYVNVKDVERAMKKAGFEEKKPLKDND
- a CDS encoding nuclease-related domain-containing protein is translated as MTTNTLEYLQALEGRCQLSDTEQAQFNQITKGQEGETLLATALDNVPDINYIADLQLGEKYHETQIDFVVLTPQSIFLIENKHYQSSYQFTDGHLYSRNHKRVDNPFLQMHDARECFMHHFPELSHQFKIMSILTFSHPQFSLRGDLSAQGTYFLPNEFHQFKHLFSYGKTPKLLFIKKQILSKNTNLEEKYMTVKRRPLHEVASGIKCPHCKKIILECGTDISSSNYIVCSYCHSSLKKSALIYAALKDLYLIKGEPITSREARHWIGDVGISRHSIYTILKKNFKSKGDKFYIHYFL
- a CDS encoding CPBP family intramembrane glutamic endopeptidase → MSNPSARNKDTKQPTKATDTTHTPYDTSKVMKRDFWLIPLYIILLNIVPFLLILPFWVYNNSTHVKIPKTTETFILTLGTLIGEIILLLIFYLMHRKYLIPLAIKRFSQAKQHILLIISAYIAMMLATAAYNGLMKLLPKAYQFTETQNQLVILKMFDNPWAWPVLFLDIVILTPFVEELIFRHLIIHELGKKIGYMTGAVISALLFAFAHVTGAHSPFEYGTYLIMASALVFVYMKSGRNLAASISLHMLINLLGFISIVFQYIT
- a CDS encoding CPBP family intramembrane glutamic endopeptidase; translation: MINNPFDSPKVMKRDFGLIPLYFLLLNVGQVIVLGVGLIVIETFHMKIPHNSNAIASGFGDIISFSLLFYIFYKMHQSYIIPIVLERIKQAKAYIWLVIITYIVYLIIDHAYSYALQFLPKHYQFEESQNQSLIIQQFDTPWLWPVLFLTTGILGPIAEELIFRHVLIHELGKKITYIGAAVLSTLFFAVLHLHAGSSPFEFIPYLYGGFFLVFVYLKSGKNLAVSCMLHILNNSVITLSIIYQQLFQ
- a CDS encoding ABC transporter ATP-binding protein encodes the protein MAILELKDVCYEVDKRMIIDHIDLTVKDGEKIAVVGPSGSGKSTLFHLLNNLISPTGGKLFYKGKPYKDFQPEALRRQISYMPQSTELFDSTIGENLAFPALARNDKFDSARAKKLLSSFGLGDYKLDTNVEFLSGGERQRICLARQLMYIPDILLLDEATSALDADNTKKAEEAIFGLAKDEGVSVMWITHSYDQSMSHFDRRIDIVDGKINKDKKGDIDV